CGGGCTCGTGCCGTCCGCGTCGATCACCACGACCGCCTGACCGCTCTCCAACCGCTGTCCCGCTTCGTCAAATATCCGCACATCACAGAGCCTCAACTCCCGGCGCCAACGCACCGATCGTCCGGCGCTCGCGGAAACTGATTTTGAAAGCGAATCACCCGTTTCTTTTTTAATCCGCTCCAGCCACGCCCGCCGCGCAGCGAAATCCAACACCAGCCGCCGCGGCGTTCGGTCGCGGCGACAACGCTCCCGCGCCGTGGCGTCCAGCTGCCCCAACGCGCCCACCAACGCTAATGCGTCTGTATTGGTCTGCATCCCCCGCAACGACACCGCCGCCACACCGGTCAGCAACGCCATCAAGGCCAACACCGCCACCATCTCCAACAAGCCCCAACCACCCCGCCCCGAGGCGGAGGCACAGCGTTTTGCAAGCATTGCGTGAAAGCGTAACGACGCCGCCCTGGATCTCGAACACGGGTTTGATCTCGTCGCGGCAAAGATCACTCGGCCGCCCCCTCATTAACGGATTGATAACTACCAAGGTCTTCGTCCGCGGTGCCCGGCTCCCCGCCCTCGCGTCCGTCCGCCCCGAGGCTGAACACCTCGTAAGGGCCATTCCTGCCCGGCCGGTTGTACACGTATGGGCGTCGCCAAGGGTCCAGGGGTGCGTCGTCCAACAGCGGCTCGACCAGCCGTTCACTGGCGGTCCATAACACCTCGAGCCCCTCGTCGCTTGTGGGGTATCGGTCGTACACCGTGTAATACGCCTCCAACGCTTCTTGGATGGTCGCGATTTCCGCCAACGCCGCCTGCCGCTTCGCCCGGACGATCTGCCCCCGGACATTGATGCCCACCAACCCCGCCAGCAGCCCGATGATGACTACTACCACCATCACTTCCACTAACGAGAAGCCTCGCGCCGAGGAGTGGAGACGTTGAAACCTCTGCTCAAGCGGTGACCCCGCTTTGTAGCCGCAACGCGGCCTGAAGTCCGTACGAAACACCATGTCGAATCTTTCGAAGGGGGGTTAAAAGCTGTTGCTGATCTCAAGGATGGGCAGCACCGTTGCGAAGGCGATGGCACCGACCGCGACGGCGAGCAACACGATCAGTACGGGTTCAATCAGCGCGGTCAGTCGATCGGTGAGCGTGGCGACTTGACGGTCATAGGACCGCGCAAGCCGGTCCAGGAGGTTTTCGAGGGTGCCGCTAGCCTGGCCGAGGGCGAAGACTTGGACCACCGTGGGCGGAAAAGCTTTGGTCGCTTCGAGCGCAGGCCCCAGGTCTCGGCCGGCGTGCACGTCCCGCTCGCACTGGGTCAGCGCGTTTTGGAGCACGGCGTTATTCGTCACTCCTTTGGCGATGCCGACGGCCCGCTC
The sequence above is a segment of the Planctomycetota bacterium genome. Coding sequences within it:
- the gspG gene encoding type II secretion system major pseudopilin GspG; its protein translation is MVFRTDFRPRCGYKAGSPLEQRFQRLHSSARGFSLVEVMVVVVIIGLLAGLVGINVRGQIVRAKRQAALAEIATIQEALEAYYTVYDRYPTSDEGLEVLWTASERLVEPLLDDAPLDPWRRPYVYNRPGRNGPYEVFSLGADGREGGEPGTADEDLGSYQSVNEGAAE